The following DNA comes from Candidatus Methanosuratincola sp..
CGTGTCAAGAGAGATTTCGTTTTTGGCTGCCCTTGCCGCGTTGGCTCCCCACGGGATCTTCGAGATGCCCGCGTTGGTGATCGCGGCAGCAGCAGGATTCAGGCTCGGAATCGCAGTTCTTAGGAAGATAAAGTCCAGGATGGTGCGGGCCGATTTCTCTGTATCGGCTGACTTTGAAAAATCTTTGAGACTCTTCATACTTTCGGCGATCCTTCTCTTCGTCGCCGCGATAATGGAGACCTATGTCACTCCGTTTTTTATGGGCGTCAGCCCGTGACCTCTACCACGTTCCCTGTATCCGGAGTGCATCGGAGACCTGGCTCCTCCTCGACTCTGATCCGGAACTCTTCACTCCGGAGGACATTTAGAAAGGTTTGCAGCCCCTTTTTGTGCAGCCTCCTCTTCTCACAGACGAAATCGAATTCCTCATCACAGATCTTTATAAAATCAAGACCGAAACGTTCCGCTGCCGCCCTGAGGCCGATGCCAATCGCTGCCCTCCCCTCGTATACCTCCTTCGCAACCTCCTCGTGCGTCCTGAGTTCGTGCTCGTACCCTCTTAGTTTGGAAGGATCAATCCCATCCTGGAGGATCAGCCTCTCCAAAATGTTTCGGGTCCCCGAGCCCGCATTTCTGTTAGCAATCTTGTACCCTTTCTTTACCACATCCCTCAACGAATAGATCCTTTTGGGGTTCCCGCTCTCCACAATGAACCCCTGTTCCCTCAGGTATCCCTTTATTAGTAAAGCCGAACCGGCTGGCCAGAACTTTCTGATGAAGGGCGCGTTGTACTTCCCGCTCTCCTCGTCGTAGATATGTAGCCCCGCTAGGTCCGCTTCGCCTATCATCACTGCCGTGATGCCCGCAGTAGATCCAACTTCAGCTATCTCGACCGACAGTCCCTGCATCAGCCCAGAGATCACCTTGATCCCCATACAACTGCTGCCCACAATTACAAGATCCGCTCTCCTGACTTCGCGGAATACCCTTGGAGTCCTTGCACCAAGGCAGGCACCCACTTTAGCTTCGATCCGGAGATATTCTTCCAGAAGCTCCTCTCCTTTTGCGGTAAGCGAAGTCCCGCCGCCGTCCTCCCCGCCCCTCCTGGAAAACACGATGGCTTCGCCCAGCCTTCTAGACATATCCTCAACCAAATTCCATGCATGGGCATACGTTATTCCTGCTGATTTTGCTGCCGCGATCAAGGAGCCATAGTTCCTGACGCCCTCAAGGATTCTGGCCTCCTTCTCTCCTATAATGTACTTTCCTTTCTCTTCAAGCCAGACTAGATACCTCGGTTCCATGTAAGTCTCTCCTAAGATCTTTAAGAGTGATAAGCTATATAGATAAGCTATATATACTCAAGAATATATCGCTATAAGCGGTGTCAATGATGAAATCTTACAAATTGGTTTTACTTGCATCTGCTGCAGTTTTGGCAATATTCTTTACTTTAACCTTCTTTGGAGCATCATCCGAAAAAAAGCT
Coding sequences within:
- a CDS encoding substrate-binding domain-containing protein, producing the protein MEPRYLVWLEEKGKYIIGEKEARILEGVRNYGSLIAAAKSAGITYAHAWNLVEDMSRRLGEAIVFSRRGGEDGGGTSLTAKGEELLEEYLRIEAKVGACLGARTPRVFREVRRADLVIVGSSCMGIKVISGLMQGLSVEIAEVGSTAGITAVMIGEADLAGLHIYDEESGKYNAPFIRKFWPAGSALLIKGYLREQGFIVESGNPKRIYSLRDVVKKGYKIANRNAGSGTRNILERLILQDGIDPSKLRGYEHELRTHEEVAKEVYEGRAAIGIGLRAAAERFGLDFIKICDEEFDFVCEKRRLHKKGLQTFLNVLRSEEFRIRVEEEPGLRCTPDTGNVVEVTG